In Kordiimonas sp. SCSIO 12610, the following are encoded in one genomic region:
- a CDS encoding TIGR03084 family metal-binding protein, whose protein sequence is MSLTSDLREEQLALFDLMKGQSEEFYQTPSQFKDWTVWDIIAHLHFSDHMALTAATSDEAFYALQKELGVLFAGKISFRDYARNWAGDISGQALLERWNDMFNDMCGRFDDAPDGQRYKWFGPDMGVRMFATARQMEIWAHGQAIYDLLGITRQDTDRIKNIVVIGVKTFGFNFTLHGKEVPATMPFVSLTAPSGEIWAFGEENTSERIEGQAIEFAQVVTQTRNIKDTDLMVTGEVASNWMEIAQCFAGGAETPPAPGQRHKSENQG, encoded by the coding sequence ATGTCATTAACATCTGACTTACGGGAAGAACAGCTAGCGCTATTTGATTTGATGAAAGGTCAAAGCGAGGAATTCTATCAAACGCCGTCTCAGTTCAAGGATTGGACCGTCTGGGATATTATTGCACACCTGCATTTCTCAGACCATATGGCGCTCACGGCAGCCACTAGCGATGAAGCCTTTTACGCCCTTCAAAAAGAGTTGGGGGTTTTATTTGCTGGCAAAATATCCTTCCGCGATTATGCACGAAATTGGGCCGGTGATATTTCAGGGCAAGCCCTGTTAGAGCGCTGGAATGATATGTTTAATGATATGTGCGGGCGCTTTGATGATGCACCCGATGGCCAGCGCTACAAATGGTTTGGCCCGGATATGGGTGTCCGCATGTTCGCGACCGCCCGCCAGATGGAGATTTGGGCGCATGGGCAGGCGATTTATGACCTCCTTGGCATCACGCGACAAGATACGGACCGCATCAAAAATATTGTCGTCATTGGCGTGAAGACATTTGGATTTAATTTCACCCTTCATGGCAAAGAAGTGCCCGCAACTATGCCCTTTGTATCGCTAACCGCGCCATCAGGCGAGATATGGGCATTCGGCGAAGAAAATACGAGTGAACGGATCGAGGGACAGGCCATAGAGTTTGCGCAGGTTGTCACCCAAACACGGAATATTAAGGACACTGACCTGATGGTTACAGGCGAGGTCGCAAGCAACTGGATGGAAATCGCACAGTGCTTTGCTGGTGGTGCCGAAACACCCCCTGCCCCCGGTCAGCGTCATAAGTCAGAGAATCAAGGATAG
- a CDS encoding acyl-CoA dehydrogenase family protein has protein sequence MLFNEQHNEIRRTVAKFVENEINPYVDDWEDAGIFPAHELFKKMGNLGLLGISKPEAYGGLGLDYSYEMVFAEELGAIRCGSIPMAIGVQTNMATPALAVFGHDEIKENFLKPAIAGDMVCSIAVSEPHAGSDVAAIKTNAVSDGDDYIINGTKMWITNSTQADFLCVLANTDDGNKHANKSLIIVPTKTPGISFSERLNKLGMRSSDTAQIFFDDVRVPKRYRIGDEGAGFRMQMIQFQEERLYAAMSCIKGFELCINETIEYTRERKIFGGSVLDNQVVQYRLAELQTEIECLRALMYQATEDYINGGDVTKLATMAKLKAGRLAREVTDSCLQYWGGQGFMWDNVVSRSYRDSRLTSIGGGSDETMLRVLSGMMGMSKR, from the coding sequence ATGCTTTTTAATGAACAACACAATGAAATTCGCAGAACTGTCGCAAAATTCGTTGAAAATGAGATCAATCCCTATGTTGATGACTGGGAAGACGCTGGTATTTTCCCGGCCCATGAGCTTTTCAAAAAAATGGGGAACCTTGGGCTTTTGGGGATTTCAAAACCGGAGGCTTACGGTGGCTTGGGCCTAGATTATTCCTATGAAATGGTTTTCGCGGAGGAATTAGGCGCGATACGGTGCGGCAGTATTCCTATGGCAATTGGCGTACAGACCAACATGGCAACCCCTGCGCTTGCAGTCTTCGGGCATGACGAAATCAAGGAAAACTTCCTGAAACCTGCCATTGCAGGCGATATGGTCTGTTCAATTGCGGTTAGCGAACCTCATGCGGGATCGGACGTTGCGGCGATCAAAACAAATGCTGTCTCTGACGGTGATGATTATATCATCAACGGCACCAAAATGTGGATCACTAATTCAACGCAGGCAGATTTCCTTTGTGTGCTTGCGAACACAGATGATGGTAACAAACACGCGAACAAGTCGCTGATTATTGTGCCTACCAAAACACCTGGTATTTCATTTTCTGAACGTCTGAACAAACTGGGCATGCGCTCTAGTGATACCGCGCAGATATTCTTTGATGATGTTCGGGTTCCGAAACGATATCGGATCGGCGATGAAGGTGCAGGTTTCCGTATGCAGATGATCCAGTTTCAGGAAGAGCGCCTATACGCCGCCATGAGCTGTATCAAGGGCTTCGAGCTTTGCATCAATGAAACCATCGAATATACGCGTGAACGCAAAATATTTGGTGGCAGCGTACTTGATAATCAGGTGGTGCAATACCGTCTCGCTGAGCTTCAGACCGAGATCGAATGCTTACGTGCCCTTATGTATCAGGCAACAGAAGACTATATCAATGGGGGCGATGTAACAAAACTCGCGACAATGGCGAAGCTTAAGGCCGGCAGGCTCGCGCGCGAGGTAACCGATAGCTGCCTTCAATATTGGGGCGGTCAGGGCTTTATGTGGGATAATGTAGTGTCACGTAGCTATAGGGATTCGCGCCTAACATCTATCGGTGGCGGCAGTGACGAGACAATGCTCCGTGTTCTCTCGGGCATGATGGGCATGTCAAAACGATAA